One Novosphingobium sp. 9U genomic window, TGCAGCAGCCGCAGGTAGCCGCCGACATTCGCTTCGATCCCGTCGTTCTTGCGCACGTTCTCACCGCGATAGCGGTTGTAGCGGCCTTCCGCGTAGAAGCCGTTGCCGTTGCTGTCGTACGAGAAGCCGGCGCCACCGCCGGTGCGCATGACCTGTCCCCAGCGTTCGCCCGTCACCGGGTCGCGAGTGCCGGCGTATGAGACCACGCTGTCGGTCACCGGCTTGCGCTCCACCCAGGCGCGGATGCGCGAGCTCTCGCCGAGCTTGGGCGAGACTTCGGCGCGGCCGGTGAGCTTGGTCTTGCCCATGCCGATCGGGGTGGTGCCGACCTCTGCCTTCACCGCATTGCTCTCGTAGCCGATCGCAGGCGCTAGGCCTGATTCGTGCTGCGTGGCGGCTTCGACCAGGGGCGAAGGCAGTTCATCGACGATCGCCTGCGCTTCGGGTGTGCCGTTGCGGCCGAAGCGGGCGAGACCGGAGCCGGTCGGACGGCCGGCGTCGATCACCACCGCTTCCCCACTGATGTAAGCGCGACCGCTGAGCACGTTGGTCGAGAGCTTGGCGTTGCCCTTGATCTCGCTCAATTTGCTGAGGCCCTTCTCCCCCGAGCGCGCGCGGAACGAAGTGCTGACATCGGCGCGGGGGCCCGCACCTTCGGAAAGCTGCGAGATGTCGGACTGGATCTGCGCGAGCACCGGGTCGGCGGGATACCCGCTCGCGGGCACGCCCGAGCCGGCCTGCGTGTCGTAAGCTTGGGCGGGATAGCCCTGCGGCGCGGGATAGCCTTGCTGCGGGTACGCCTGCTGAGGATATTGAGGCTGGGGATAGCTGGGCGCCGGATAGGCCTGCTGCGGATAGCTCTGCTGCGGGTAGCCTTGGACCGGATAGTTCTGGGCCGGGTAAATCTGGGTCGGGTAATTTTGGACCGGAGCGGAATAGGCGGGCGCCTGGTAACTCTGCGCCACGTAAGTGTCGGCCGGGTAAGCGGCGGGCATGATCTGACCTCCATCGGGCGCGTAGGATGCGGGCGTGAACTGACCCGGTGCGTTTTGGCCGGGCGCTATGGCCGCGCCGCCCGCATAGCTCTGTGGCTGGTAGCTCGGCTGCGGATAGCTCGATTGCGGGTTGGGCTGCTGCGGCAGACGCGAACCGCCACCCAGCGCGAACGGGTTGATCGGGGTCGGAGCCATTGGCGCCGCCTGGTTGCGGAACGGGTTGGCGCCGGCAGCACCCGCGGGCGCTCCGCCCATGCCGGCGAACGGATTGCCGCCCGCGGCCAGCCCCGCACCCGAGTAGAGCGAGCGCGCGTCCTTCAGCAGGCGCACCGCGCCACGCTCGTCGCCGCGAGCGCGTTCGACCTGCGCCAGCGAGAGCCGGACCTGGTAGTCCTGCGGGTAGAGCTTCAGCACATCGTTCTGCGCGCGCTCCGACAGCGCATTGTCGCCCGCTGCCTGCGCAGATGCGGCGAGACCGAGCAGCGCATCCTTGTCGCGCGGGTTGCGGCCCAGCACCAGCTGGTAGGTCTGCGCTGCGCGCGCCGCCATGCCGCCCGCTTGGTAGAGCCGGCCGAGCGCCGAAAGGATCTGCGGATTGTCCGGCGCGGCATTGTACGCCGATTGGAGCATGTCGAAGGCCGTCGCGTATTGCCCTGCCAGGCGCGCGCGGTCAGCCTGCGCGACCGAGAGCGTCGCACCCATGCGAGCATAGGCGCGCTGGCCTTCGGGACCGTTGCCGACGACTTGGCTGGCGCGCTGCAGCGCCATTTGCGCCAGGTCCTCGCGCCCGGTGCGGGTCAGCACGCCGATGACACCGGCGTAGCCGTCCATGTCTAGCCGGCCTGAATCAATGGCGGTCTGCGCCAGCGACACCGCCGCGCCCTGGTCGCCCATGTCGATAAGCGCGTCGGCGATCGCCGGCAGCTTGGCGGAGGGCACCGCCTCCATCTGGCCGAGCTGGCGCAGCACGTTGACGGCCTGCCCCTGCTGGCCGGCCGCCGCCAGTTGCTTGGTGCGCGCGATCGCGGCATCGACCTTCACGCCGATTGCAAAGCTGCGCATCGGCGCGGTGCGCTGCGTATCGGGGATCATGCCCATCAGCCGGTCGGCCTCGGCCGTGCGGCCAAGATCGTTGTTGAGGAGCGCTGCGGCATAAGTCGTGTCGGAGCTGCCGGTGCTGGCCAGGGCGCGCAGCAAGCCCTCCGCATCCGACATGCGCCCCCGCTTCACCAGATAGCGGGCGAACTCATAGCGAATCCAGGGATCGTTGCGGTCGAGCAGCAGGCCGTTCTGGAACTCGCGCTCCGCGTTGAAGTCGTCGCCACGCTCGGCCGCCGCGAGTGCCCGGCCGCGCGCGGCGCGCGATTGCAGGCGTGCATCGTCCTGCGCGCCGCCTTGCAGTGCCTGACGATAGAAGTCCGCCGAATCGGCGTAGCGGCCCTGCTTGTCGTAGATGTCGCCCAGCAGCTCAAGCGCTGGGGCGGGCTCTGGGTAGCCCGAGCGCACGAGCTGTTCGGCTTGGGCCTGTGCATCGTCGAGGCGGCCTTGCGCAAGCAACTCACGGGCCTGGCCGATGCCGGCGAAGAACCGAGCGGCGGCAAGGCCGCTTGCCCACTGCGACGCCTTGCCCAAGCCCGAGGCCTGCTGGAGGAGATCCGCGGCTTCGGCGAAGCGCTGCTGGCGCAGCCGGACGAGACCGAGACCGCCCAGTGCCTCGGGATCGCGGCGGTTGGCGGCAAGCGCCTTGTTGAACTGCGCGGCGGCCGCAACCAGGCTACCGCTGTTGAGCGCACCATAGCCGGCGACCCGAGCCTGCCCGGCCCGCACAGATGCAGGCGGTGTCGGAGTGGGAGCCGGCTTGGCGGCTGCGGTCTTCACCGGCGGCTTGGCGGCAGGTTTTGCCTCTACACGCGCGGGAGCGGGCGCCGGCTTGGCCGCAGGCGTCGCGCGCGGCTTCGCAGCAGCTTGGGGCTTCGGGGCCGGCTGCGCCTTCGCCGGAGCAGCAGCGGCAGCAGCCTTGGCGCCTGGATCGAGCGCACGTGCGCGGCGCATCGCCTGCTCGGCCAGGTCCTCGCGCCCCTTGGAGCGCCAGTACTGCGCCTGCTTCACCAGCGCGTCGACGGCGGGGCTCGCCGCTAGCACAGGTCCGGCGCCGGCGGTGGAGACGAGCAGCGCTGCTATCGCCAAGCGCAAGCTGGAATGCCGAGCCATCAGTGCAGGTCCTTTTCGCCCAGGCGGCGCGCGGCGTGGTTGCGGAAGTAGAAGTAGGCCGGGCTGGCGAGGATCGCGGCGAGCAGCACCGTGAACAGACCCATGAGGAACGGCCGCTGGCTGAACCAGTAGGCCGCCTTCATCCACAACGGCAGCGTGCCCACCCAATAGGTCTGGCCCACCGCGAAGCTGGTCATGCCCTCGCCCGAGGTGACCGAGAGATCGCCCTGGATGGAGGCGTTGATCTTCTCGTCCGCCATGCCGTCGACCAGCATCGGCAAGTTCGCACCGTTGTCCGCCAGCAGCGCAACGACGGTGCGCTTCGATGCGAAGGGAGAGCGAAAGCTGACGATGCCGGAGAAGTCGCGCGAACCGTAGACCACCGGCTCCGCATCCGACGGATTGTCGGACTTCATGCCGCCGAACAGCGCCTCGACGTATTGAAGCGGCGAGCGTTCGGCGACGTGGAGGACGCCATCGTTGTAAGTCAGCGGTGCGTTCTCGAACAGCGTCGAGGCGCCCGCCATGGCGCTGCTGCCGATCACCAGGACATCACGGTCCGCCAGTTCGGCCGGGACGATCTCCGACGACACGGTGACGCCGGTTGCCGGCACGCCGGTCGCATCGCCGAAGCGGCCCATCAGCATCAGGAACGCGCTGACGGAGGCCGGCGACGGGTCCTTGGCCATCAGCACCGTGGTCTCGGACAAGTCGGGCCGCACCGTGAACGGGAAGCCGGCGCCGGCGAAGGTCGCCAGGTCGGGCATCGTGATGCCGTGATAGGCGCTGGTGAGGTCGATGGTGCTGTTGGGATCGAGGGAGACGCGCACATTGTCGGGCAGCGTGCCCGTGCACTTCTTCTTGTCGGCGATGATCAGGTTGTAGTCGAAGGTCAGCTCGTTGGAACCGAACAGGTTGTAGCGCGGCAGCACGACGCCTGCGTCCGAGTCCGAGCTGCGCGCAGCCGAGCCGGAGAACCAGTCCCGCCACCACGAACCCGCAATCGGCAGCGTCTTCAGGTACTGGCCGTTCAGCGAGACATCGAGCCGCGAGGCCCGCTTGTCGAGCCACTGCGCCACCGGATAACGGTAGCCCAGGTTCAGCTTGCCGCCCTGGCGTGGCCAGAAGAACAAGTCAGGCGCCACGCGGAAGCGCGCGGTCAGCGGTCCCGGCGGCAGGCCCAGGCCTTGCAGCTCGTACGGCTGCATGATGTCACCCAGCTTCACCGCATGATCGGTCGGAATCCAGCGCGGCGCACCGTAAGCCGGGTAAGTCGGGATGCGCACGCCATCGAAGTTCATGCGCGCGCCGCCGAACACGCCGCGCCCGGTCGAAACCGCGGCCGCAGCCAGGCTCAGCTCGCGCGGGTCGCGGCCCATGATCACGAGCAGCATGCCCAGCGGATCGCGCGGGTTCTGCACCACGGCCGCGGAAGGCCCGTCGGGGTTGAGGTCGAGCCCGGGGATCTGCGCGCCCTGGGTCAGGAACACGATTGCATTGCCGGTCGGCAGCGAGCCGTTGTAGCGCGGCGGGAACGCGAAGCCGCGATAGCTCGACAGGCTGCCCATCCACGAGGCCACGCTCGCGGCGGCTTCCAGCTCACGCCCGTGCGGCTGGCCGGCGAAGACGAACGGCAGGTTCAGCGGCTTGTTGTCGCCCTTCTCGAAGAACGGTCCGGGCAGACGCGCGAGGTCGGGCTTGAAGGGCAGGCGCTGGAGTCGAAGGTCCATCCAGGTGCGGGTGTTGCTGACATTGGCCCAGAGCGAGGAATGGAACGGATCCTCGCAATCACGCGCATAGTGGCCGATCAGGCGCAAGTTCAGCTGGTTGTCGCCCGGCAGGAACAGCGCCGGATTGATCGGCACGGTGAAGGTCATGCCGCCCGCATTGGCGCGGGTCAGCGGGATCGTCTGCACCACCTCGCCGTTGAGGATGACGACCAGTTGGCTTAGGTCATCCAGCATCGCCGGGGACCACGCCGTCTGAATCGTGATCGAGGCACTGGTGACCACGCGGTCCTGGCGCAGGCCGAAGGGGATGCCGATCTCGCCATGCGTGCCCTGCAGGCGCACCGGCTGCTTGATCCTCAGATCTTTCAGGCTCAGGCGCCGCACCACGTCGGCCCCGGCCGCGGGCGGCGCATCCAGGACGGTCGCTGCGAGCAGCTGCGATGCGGAGCCCAGGCCGACGAGCCCGACCAGCAGCGCCGCCGCGATCGCCGCCGCCTTCGACAGTGCCCCAGCCTTGTCGTCACCCTTACCCGGCTTGGGCCCCTCGTACTTGCGGATCTTCTTTAGCTCGGCGCGGTTGAGCCGAAGCATGCGCTTCAAGGTGACGAGGTCGACCACGATGATGTCCTTGATGGAGCTGATGCCGCTGACGGTCGCGTGCTGACCGACCGGCTGCCAGGCGTCGGCACGGCCCATGACTGCGCGCACCAGGTGGCGGCCGGCCATGACGTCGAGCTTGAGAAAGCGCACAAAGGAGTCCTCGCCGGCAGTGCGCACGGTCTCGACCGGGATCGCCAGCGTCTCGTCGCCCATGGCCATGGTCAGGTGAACCACGTCGCGCTCGCGCACGGGCAGTTCCTTGGGCAGCTCCAGCGCGGCGCCGCCCATCGAGATGTCGATGGTGTGCGCAGGCACGACATGGCCCGAGGCGAGATGCGCGGTGACCGGCAGGCGCACCGGGATGCGGATGTCCTGGCGAGTCTGGCGCGTCTCGCGCGCGACCGAGACGGCGGCGATAAGGATGATCAGGCTGAAGGTCGCCCAGGCGACGTTCAGCACCAACGTGTCGGTCTGAATGTTGAACAAGTGGGGGAAGAACACGCGCTTGACCACCGCCAGGCCAATGCCGAACGCCATCAGGCCGATGCAGATGAGGTGCGGGCGCACAACCGCCCAGTCGAAGTAAGTGCGGTCGAGCAGGTCGCCCTTGTCGGTGACGTTGAACTTGCCCTTGCGCGGCTGGAACCAGGTCATGACCGTCGGCTTCACGAGGTGGAAGGCCAGAATCGTCTCGTAGACCTCACCCCAGAACGGGCGGCGATCACCGCCTTGCGTGCGCTCGTTGGCAACAGAGGAGCAGAACAAGTGCGGCGCGGCGTAGGCGAAGATCAGCCCGGCGCTCGCCTGGATGATGTTCTGGCCGAAGATCAGGTAGGCGAGCGGGCTGGTCAGGAAGACGATGCGCGGCAGCGGATACTGGAAGTGCAGCATCGCGTTCAGGTAACAAAGCCGCTGCTGCCAGGTCAGGCCCTTGCCCTTCAGCGGATTGTCGATGCGCATGATCTGCGTCATTCCGCGCGCCCAGCGGATGCGCTGGCCGACGTGGAGCACCAGGCGCTCTGTCGCGAGCCCGGCGGACAAGCGCGCGCTGATATAGGCGGTGTTCCAGCCCATGCGCTGCAGCTTCAAGGCGGTGTGCGCGTCCTCAGTCACCGTCTCGCCGGCGAAGCCGTTGGTCATCGCCAGCGCATCGCGGCGGATGATTGCGCACGAACCGCAGAAGAAGGTGGCGTTCCAAAGATCGTTGCCGCCCTGGACGGCGCCGTAGAACAAGTCGCCCTCGCCCGGCATCTCGCCCATGGTGCTGGCGAGGTTCCGCTGCACCGGATCGGGCGAATACATATGGTGCGGCGTCTGCACCAAGGCGAGCTTCTGGTCCTTCTGAAACCAGGCGATGGTCAGCTGAAGGAAGGCGCGGGTCGGCACGTGGTCGCAGTCGAAGATGGCGATCAGCTCGCCCTCGGTCTTCTTCATCGCCGCGTTGAGGTTGCCCGCCTTGGCGTGCAGGTTGTTGTCGCGGGTAATGTAGCCGCAGCCCGCTTCCTTGGCGAAGGCGCGGAACTCCGGCCGCTTGCCGTCGTCCAGGATGAAGACCTGGTACTTGTCGGCAGGATAGTCGAGATCCATTGCCGCGAAGACCGTGTTGCGCACGATCTCCAGGCTCTCGTTGTAAGTCGGAATATAGATATCGACCGTGGGCCAGGTGTCCGGATCGCCCACGGGCTCGATCACCGGGCGGTTCAGCGGCCAGCTGGTCTGGAGAAAGCCCAGGATCAGGATGACCCAGGCATAAAGCTCCGCCAGGTACAGGCCGGTGCCGAACGCGAACTCGGGCAAGGTACCAAACGACAGCGTCTGGGTGGTGCGCCAGAAGATGTACCGGGTGGAGACCAGTACCGCGAGCAGGCCCAGCGCCATCGAGCCCTTCCGGCCCTTCCAGCGCTTGAGCACGGCAGCGCCGGCCATGACCATCAGCGCGAACATCCACTGCTCGAAGTTGCCGAGCGGCACGCTGATGACCAGCACCGCGATCAGGGCGATCGGCAGCACTGTCAGCGAGCGGGCGGTGAGCCAGGAGGGGCGCCGAAGAAGCTTCATGCCGCGCGGCTCGCACCAGGCTTGCCGATCGGAGCCGCGTCGGCAGCGGCAGCATCCTGCTCGGCCGTAGTAGCAGCGAGCCGCTCTTCGGCCAGGATCTTGCCGACCGCCTCGGCCGTCACGCGCGCATCGGCCAACGCGGCGCTGGCAGGTGCATAGCGCGACAGCAGCTGGAGCATGGCGAGCGCTTCGGGCACGGCCTGGTCGTTGCGGATCTTGCCGATCAGCCTCTCGCCCAACACCTCGCGCGCGAAGGCGGCGACATGGCGGGCGAGCTTGCGGGTCTCGTCCAGCTTGCCGATGACGTAGGTGTTGCGCAGCGCGCCCCAATCGCCTGCCTCGTCCAGCAGCTGCGGCAGCAATGCCAGGCAGTCGGGAGAGGCGGTCAGCGGGCACACGTGGACGGAGGCGTGTGCCATCAGCCGCCGCGCCAGCATGCGCTCGCCGGCCGGCACGTCGATCACCAGCGTGCGGTTGCTCGCCGGGCTGAGGAAGCCGGCGTCTTCCAGCCGTGGCAGGAAGTCGGCATCGTTCAGTGCGCGGGGCTCGCAGGTGAGGCTGATCCCGTTCACCAGCACCGACGCCTCGGCGAGCGAACCCATGGAAGGCAGGCGCTGCGCCGGTGGCAGTCCGAAGTGCAGCGGCGTCAGGTCGCTGGTGGACGTCGTCATCAGCGCGACATCGCCGCCGCCGACGCCAGCGACCCCGTCGGTGCCCTCCAGCTGCGACAGCCCCATGGCCAGGTGCGCGGCCAGGAACGTCGCGCCGACGCCGCCCTTGGGCGAATGACACAGCACCAGCGCCATCAGAGCTCTCCGCGCTCGTCGAGGTCGGACAGGCGGCGCAGCATCGCGCGCACGTCCTGACCCTGGCGCACTTGCTGCGGGGCGGATGCGCCCGCTTCGTAGCGATTGAACAGGTCGGCCAGCGATTCGCCCACAGCCAGGCTGCCCCCGCGGTCGCCCGACCCCGCCGGACGCGCCGCAGCGATCCCGGGTGCGCTGACCGGCTCGGCCGGACGCGGGTCCACCGCCTCGGCGACGGTTTCCTGCTGGAACACACGAGGATCCTTCAGCAGCGCCTCGAACAGCGGCCAAAGCTCCAGATCGCTGAACCTGTCAGCGAATTCTCTATAGGCGAAGTCACCGCGCCCCAGGCGGTCGAGCAAATTGCGGGCATCGGCTCGCATGATAGAACCTCCGTAATTCCCCGTATGTCTTGCAGGTAATGGTTAAGATCCGGTTCCCGACAGAGCCTAACGCCAGGGTCGGGTGAACTCCGGGACGTGCGCGAAGCGCGCTACGCTTTGGCTTGGAACCGCTAATCGCCGCGGTTCGCCGAGCTCATGACGGCAGGCCCGGCGCGACGTTGGTTAATCCATTCGGCCGGATTGAAGCTAAAGGGGGACGGCCGCGTGGATCGAGGCGCGCAGTATCCTGCCGGTGACCGAGATGGCCCGGGCGTCAAGCCGCGACGCGAACTCCGTCACGCCCGGCACGCTTGACCTCGTAGAGGGCGTTGTCCGCGGCATCGAACAAGTGGCTCCGCGTCATGCCGGGCTGCAGTTGCGCCACCCCGCAACTGATCGAAGCACGGGCCTTGATGGCGCCTTCGTTTACCATGGGCACCCCGCGCAAGGCGGCAGCGATCCGCTCGCACGCGATACGGGCGGTGTCGACATCGCACCCGAACAGGATCGCGAACTCGTCGCCGCCCAGCCGGCCTACAAAGTCGGTTGTGCGCGTCCCGGCCTGCAACCGCTCGGCCACGGCTTCCAGCACCCGATCGCCGACAGCATGACCGAAGGTGTCGTTGATCGTCTTGAATCGATCGACGTCGATCAGGGCGAGCGTCAGCGGGCCGTGTCCATGCTCGATCGCGGTGGTGATGCGATGGCGGAAGCCCTTGCGATTGAGCACGCCGGTCAAGTCGTCGGTCTCGGCCATGATGGAGATCGCCACCTCGCGCGATTTGCGGATCGAGATGTCACGCAAGGTGATGACCATGCCGCTGCGGCGGTCGCCTTGGCTGACGATGCCGACCGATGCCTCCAGGGTGCGTTCGGGCATCCGGTCTGGGCTGAAATCGCAGGTGATCGCGTCATGTGTACCATGCGCGGCCGCGTCGGCGAACTGCAGCAAGGCCTGGCTCGTCAGCGATGCGACTTCATCTAGCGTGGAGCCGACGAATGCCTCGGGCTCGACACCGGTGAACTCCTTCAAGCGACCATCGGCCCAGCGGCAGGTCCCCGTCTCGTCGAAGCTGAGGATGCCCTCGGGCGCATTCGCAAGGATCTGCTGCAGCGCCTTGCGATGCTCGGCAAGCTCGGCAAGCGCATCCGCACGGGAGGCGACCGTCGCGGCCACCGGCAGCGCGGTGCACAAGATGACAGCGATGTAGATCTGGAAGTACAAGGACTGGAACACGGGTCCGTCCGTGATCAGCGCGATCGGGCCGACGCCGAAATACGTTGCGATCGCTCCTGCCCAAGCGACGATTGCCACGCCGGCGAACGTCCCCAGCCGGCCCAGCCGAAAAGCAACCAGCAGCAGTGAGGAGAGCGGCAGGAACAACAGGGGGTAACGCGTCTGGCTGAACACCGCGATCGTCAGCAGCGCGTGCGCGGCCATCAAGGCCATGGTCTCGGCGCGCTCGAGCCCGGTCTTCGCCCCAAAGCAGCGGCGATAGCTGCCGTCCAGAAGCGCCAGCATCACCGGCGTGCCGATCAGCAGTCCAATGGCATTGCTGGCGAACCAGCGCAAAAACGAGTCTTCGAACGGCACGCCATAGGCCAGCAACGAGACAAGCGAGCCCGCTATTGCTCCCATTCCGGGTGCGAGCAGGCCGGCGTATAAAAGGAATTCGCCGCTGGCCTTGGTGTCGCTCAGGAAGTCACGCCGGCCGGCAAACTTGCGTTCAATCAGGTAAGCCGCGAACAAGGCCTGCGCCATGTTGATGGCGCCGTAGAAAACAATGCCGACAGAAGCGCCTCTGCCGATCATGTTGGCCAGCAGATTGCCAATCCAGCCGCACAGCAGGACAGTGGGCCACATCGATCGCGGCGACTTGAGCAACAGCGCCAGGATCAGCGCATCGGCCGGCCAGACGGTGGCATGGTCATGACCACTGCTCGTCATCTCGATGGTGACGGTCGCCAGCACGCAGTACCCTACACCTGCTGCCAGACCGGCGCGGATGCCTGCTTCACTCGTCCTTGCGTCTACCATTCCGCTCATCGCGCTGGTGTTGGCACCGAGTGCTTAATTTTCCGCTTACCTTGTTAACATTCGTTGCTGGTCCGAAGGGCAATCACGCGGCGGCCACAAAGAAAAAGGGCCCGCGGTCACCCGCGAGCCCTCTTCGTAACGGTAGTTCTGGCGAAGCTTAGCGCTTCGAGAACTGGAAGCTGCGGCGTGCCTTGGCGCGGCCGTACTTCTTACGCTCGACGACGCGCGGGTCGCGGGTGAGGAAGCCGGCGGCCTTCACCGTGCTGCGCAGGGTCGGCTCGAACTTGCTGAGTGCCTGGGCGATGCCGTGCTTCACGGCGCCGGCCTGGCCCGACAGACCACCACCCTTGACGGTGGCGACGATGTCGTACTGGTCGACGCGATCGGTGATCTGGAAGGTCTGGGCGATCACCAGACGCAGAGTCGGACGCGCGAAGTACACGGCCTGGTCACGGCCGTTGACGGTGATCTTGCCGCTGCCGGGCTTCAGCCACACGCGAGCGACGGCATCCTTGCGGCGGCCGGTGGCGTAGGCACGGCCCTGCGCGTCGATCTCCTGCGGGCGGATCGGAGCGGCCGGGCCGGTGCGAACCTTGGGCGCTTCGGCTTCGGTGCCCTCAGGCACGGCGCCGGAGGTGAGGTCCGCGAGGTCGGACAAGCTCTGGACGGTATCGGTGTCGGACATTACGCGCCCACCTTGTTCTTGCGGTTCATGGAAGCGACGTCGAGCGGCTGCGGCTGGGTGCCGGCATGCGGGTGCTCGGAGCCGCCATAGACGTGCAGCGCGCGCATCTGGTCACGGCCGAGCGGACCACGCGGGATCATGCGCTCAACAGCCTTTTCCAGCACGCGTTCGGGGAAGCGACCGGCCAGGACCTTGTCCGCGGTGACTTCCTTGATGCCGCCGGCATAACCGGTGTGCTTGTAGTAGGTCTGCTGCTTCAGCTTGTTGCCGGTGAAGCGGACCTTCTCGGCGTTGATCACGACCACGTGATCGCCGCAATCGACGTGCGGAGTGTAGCTCGGCTTGGTCTTGCCGCGCAGCAGGTCGGCGATGATGACGGCCAGACGGCCAACCACCAGGCCTTCGGCATCGATCAGATGCCAGTTCTTCTCCACCTCGGCCGGCTTGATCGACCGGGTGACCTTCGTGAGCGCCTTCATGGCTGGTCTATCCCTATGAACTGTGTCTGCGCGAATCCGGGAGCCGGGCCGCGCGAGAAGGCGGCCGTTTGGTTCGGATCAGCTTCCAAGTCAAGCAAAGCGCGGGTTTACAGAGAGGTAAAATAATACCATTGACGCTAACGCCTGATCCACTGCCGCCGGTGCGTCGCCGGATCAAGCCTCTGCCGGAGCCGGCCCCTTGTTGTGGCTCGCCTTCTCGATCGCCTTGGTGATGTCCTTGACGAAGCGGGAATGGCGCACGCCGAACAGGAACAGGTTCTGGATCAGGTTACCGACAAAGCGGCACGGCCGCTTGATCTGGATGAGGAGGACATAGCGGTCCTCGTCCGTCTCGTTCCACACTTCGTGGTTGAACATGTCGTCGAACAGGAACGATTCGCCCGCCGTCCAGGTCAGCACCTCCAGCTTGTCCGGCCCTTCCAGGTGCATGCGGCACTTGTCGCGC contains:
- a CDS encoding cellulose biosynthesis protein BcsC — its product is MARHSSLRLAIAALLVSTAGAGPVLAASPAVDALVKQAQYWRSKGREDLAEQAMRRARALDPGAKAAAAAAPAKAQPAPKPQAAAKPRATPAAKPAPAPARVEAKPAAKPPVKTAAAKPAPTPTPPASVRAGQARVAGYGALNSGSLVAAAAQFNKALAANRRDPEALGGLGLVRLRQQRFAEAADLLQQASGLGKASQWASGLAAARFFAGIGQARELLAQGRLDDAQAQAEQLVRSGYPEPAPALELLGDIYDKQGRYADSADFYRQALQGGAQDDARLQSRAARGRALAAAERGDDFNAEREFQNGLLLDRNDPWIRYEFARYLVKRGRMSDAEGLLRALASTGSSDTTYAAALLNNDLGRTAEADRLMGMIPDTQRTAPMRSFAIGVKVDAAIARTKQLAAAGQQGQAVNVLRQLGQMEAVPSAKLPAIADALIDMGDQGAAVSLAQTAIDSGRLDMDGYAGVIGVLTRTGREDLAQMALQRASQVVGNGPEGQRAYARMGATLSVAQADRARLAGQYATAFDMLQSAYNAAPDNPQILSALGRLYQAGGMAARAAQTYQLVLGRNPRDKDALLGLAASAQAAGDNALSERAQNDVLKLYPQDYQVRLSLAQVERARGDERGAVRLLKDARSLYSGAGLAAGGNPFAGMGGAPAGAAGANPFRNQAAPMAPTPINPFALGGGSRLPQQPNPQSSYPQPSYQPQSYAGGAAIAPGQNAPGQFTPASYAPDGGQIMPAAYPADTYVAQSYQAPAYSAPVQNYPTQIYPAQNYPVQGYPQQSYPQQAYPAPSYPQPQYPQQAYPQQGYPAPQGYPAQAYDTQAGSGVPASGYPADPVLAQIQSDISQLSEGAGPRADVSTSFRARSGEKGLSKLSEIKGNAKLSTNVLSGRAYISGEAVVIDAGRPTGSGLARFGRNGTPEAQAIVDELPSPLVEAATQHESGLAPAIGYESNAVKAEVGTTPIGMGKTKLTGRAEVSPKLGESSRIRAWVERKPVTDSVVSYAGTRDPVTGERWGQVMRTGGGAGFSYDSNGNGFYAEGRYNRYRGENVRKNDGIEANVGGYLRLLQTAQSRLTAGLNVNYQKYDNSQNYFTYGHGGYFSPQDFLSVSFPISYAMNTQSLELKASVTPGYQSYSQDEVPLYPTDAAAQAELDRLKVLNRDVRATYDSISKTGFAVAADASLYYRVGPNTRVGGEASYNTFGSYDEFRSTLGVRQTFGTTP
- the bcsA gene encoding UDP-forming cellulose synthase catalytic subunit, which gives rise to MKLLRRPSWLTARSLTVLPIALIAVLVISVPLGNFEQWMFALMVMAGAAVLKRWKGRKGSMALGLLAVLVSTRYIFWRTTQTLSFGTLPEFAFGTGLYLAELYAWVILILGFLQTSWPLNRPVIEPVGDPDTWPTVDIYIPTYNESLEIVRNTVFAAMDLDYPADKYQVFILDDGKRPEFRAFAKEAGCGYITRDNNLHAKAGNLNAAMKKTEGELIAIFDCDHVPTRAFLQLTIAWFQKDQKLALVQTPHHMYSPDPVQRNLASTMGEMPGEGDLFYGAVQGGNDLWNATFFCGSCAIIRRDALAMTNGFAGETVTEDAHTALKLQRMGWNTAYISARLSAGLATERLVLHVGQRIRWARGMTQIMRIDNPLKGKGLTWQQRLCYLNAMLHFQYPLPRIVFLTSPLAYLIFGQNIIQASAGLIFAYAAPHLFCSSVANERTQGGDRRPFWGEVYETILAFHLVKPTVMTWFQPRKGKFNVTDKGDLLDRTYFDWAVVRPHLICIGLMAFGIGLAVVKRVFFPHLFNIQTDTLVLNVAWATFSLIILIAAVSVARETRQTRQDIRIPVRLPVTAHLASGHVVPAHTIDISMGGAALELPKELPVRERDVVHLTMAMGDETLAIPVETVRTAGEDSFVRFLKLDVMAGRHLVRAVMGRADAWQPVGQHATVSGISSIKDIIVVDLVTLKRMLRLNRAELKKIRKYEGPKPGKGDDKAGALSKAAAIAAALLVGLVGLGSASQLLAATVLDAPPAAGADVVRRLSLKDLRIKQPVRLQGTHGEIGIPFGLRQDRVVTSASITIQTAWSPAMLDDLSQLVVILNGEVVQTIPLTRANAGGMTFTVPINPALFLPGDNQLNLRLIGHYARDCEDPFHSSLWANVSNTRTWMDLRLQRLPFKPDLARLPGPFFEKGDNKPLNLPFVFAGQPHGRELEAAASVASWMGSLSSYRGFAFPPRYNGSLPTGNAIVFLTQGAQIPGLDLNPDGPSAAVVQNPRDPLGMLLVIMGRDPRELSLAAAAVSTGRGVFGGARMNFDGVRIPTYPAYGAPRWIPTDHAVKLGDIMQPYELQGLGLPPGPLTARFRVAPDLFFWPRQGGKLNLGYRYPVAQWLDKRASRLDVSLNGQYLKTLPIAGSWWRDWFSGSAARSSDSDAGVVLPRYNLFGSNELTFDYNLIIADKKKCTGTLPDNVRVSLDPNSTIDLTSAYHGITMPDLATFAGAGFPFTVRPDLSETTVLMAKDPSPASVSAFLMLMGRFGDATGVPATGVTVSSEIVPAELADRDVLVIGSSAMAGASTLFENAPLTYNDGVLHVAERSPLQYVEALFGGMKSDNPSDAEPVVYGSRDFSGIVSFRSPFASKRTVVALLADNGANLPMLVDGMADEKINASIQGDLSVTSGEGMTSFAVGQTYWVGTLPLWMKAAYWFSQRPFLMGLFTVLLAAILASPAYFYFRNHAARRLGEKDLH
- a CDS encoding cellulose synthase operon protein YhjQ/BcsQ, with translation MALVLCHSPKGGVGATFLAAHLAMGLSQLEGTDGVAGVGGGDVALMTTSTSDLTPLHFGLPPAQRLPSMGSLAEASVLVNGISLTCEPRALNDADFLPRLEDAGFLSPASNRTLVIDVPAGERMLARRLMAHASVHVCPLTASPDCLALLPQLLDEAGDWGALRNTYVIGKLDETRKLARHVAAFAREVLGERLIGKIRNDQAVPEALAMLQLLSRYAPASAALADARVTAEAVGKILAEERLAATTAEQDAAAADAAPIGKPGASRAA